A DNA window from Anaerocolumna sp. AGMB13020 contains the following coding sequences:
- a CDS encoding WXG100 family type VII secretion target, which translates to MAGTIRITPEELREAANFIKQKQDEMTADANALNAKINEIAANWEGAAQSAFISGFTYDLWPVLDKTMPQILTGIQTQLTETATTLEETDKAIADRLKL; encoded by the coding sequence ATGGCAGGAACCATTAGAATTACACCGGAAGAACTAAGAGAAGCAGCGAATTTTATCAAACAGAAACAGGATGAAATGACAGCAGATGCAAATGCATTGAATGCAAAAATCAATGAAATTGCAGCGAATTGGGAAGGTGCTGCTCAATCTGCATTTATCAGCGGCTTTACTTATGACTTATGGCCGGTTCTGGACAAGACGATGCCTCAGATACTTACTGGAATTCAAACGCAGTTAACGGAAACTGCAACTACGTTAGAGGAGACAGATAAGGCAATCGCTGACAGGCTGAAATTATAA